The Bdellovibrio bacteriovorus W nucleotide sequence CGTACTGAGCCGCCAAATTTAGATCATGCAAGACTGCCAAAACTCCCACACCTTGATGACTCAAATTTTTGACAACATCGAGAACCTGATGTTGATGAGCAATATCAAGACTGCTCGTAGGTTCATCAAGAAATAATAATCTTTCGTCAGATAAAGAACTCGACTCCACAGAAGGAACCAACTGCGCTAAAGCTCTGGATAGATGTACGCGCTGCTGCTCGCCTCCAGACAGAGTTAAGTAATCTCGCATCTCGTAGTTTTGCAACCCCACTCTTTTCAAACAATCTTTTGCAATCTGATAGTCTTCATCGCTCTCTTTTTGCAAACTCTGATGAGGGATTCTTCCAAGCAAAACCACTTCTAAGACTTTATAGGAAAAACTGAGCTGAGTGGACTGAGGTAAAACGGCTCTTCTTTTCGCAAGATCGCGCGTTTTGTGATCTTTCAAATCCTTCGAGAAGAGCTCGATGCGGCCTTCTTTAAGAGTCATCTCGCCAGTGAGATGCTTTAAGAGCGTGCTTTTACCCGCGCCATTTCTTCCCACGATGACGAGAAACTCTTTTGCCTGTAAAGAAAAAGAGATGTTTTCTAAAAGAATCTTTTTACCAACCGCACAGGAAAGATTTTGAACATTTATAAGACTCATAACCTGCCCTTCTTCTTTGCTTGAAGTAAAAGATATAAAAAGAACGGTCCACCAATCATAGATGTTAAAATTCCAATGGGTAACTCTGCCGGAGAAACAATGGTTCGAGATATCAAATCAGCCCACAAGAGCAACAAGGCGCCAGCGATCGCAGACAGAGGCAAAACTGCGCGATGATTCGAACCTACAAAAAGTCGAATCACATGGGGAATTACCAGGCCCACAAATCCAATTCTTCCTGCCACAGCAACGCCGGCTCCTACTCCTAAACCGATCAGGGCGACAATCACCCACTTCACTTTTTCTACAGAGACACCAAGATGACGTGCATTACTTTCCCCAAGTAAAAGTGCATTCAGGGCACTTGCAAGAAAAGGCATTCCCAAAACTGAGAGCGAAATTAAAGGAGCCGCACTTCCTAAAGAACTCCAAGAGGCTCCTCCTAAAGATCCCATTTGCCAAAATGTGATGGTGCGAAGTTGCTCATCAGTTGAAAGGTAAGTAAATAATCCAGTCCCCGCTTCACAGAGTGCGTTGATTGCAATTCCTGCTAAAAGCATGGTCGCTATATTTGTCTTTCGATCGTGCTGAGCTAATGAATAAATCAAAATGATCGCAAGCACACTTCCGGTAAACGCAGCAATAGGCAGTGTCCAAATTCCAGCAAAAGAAATATTAGCTATAATGGCGAGTCCTACAAAAAAAGAAGCTCCACTAGAGATCCCTAATAGACCTGGATCTGCCAAGGGGTTTCTAAACAACCCCTGCATCGCGGCTCCAGAAACAGCAAGCCCCGCTCCGATAAAGAGTCCCATCAACACTCGAGGCAAACGCAACGCTATAAACACGGCCTCTTGCTGCTCAGTGAATGGCACTCCAATGTTCAATCCAAACTGACTCGCAAGAATGGAAAGAACTTGCAGTGGAGCTATCTCTACGGCTCCTAACCCAGAGGACAGAACCACTGTGAAAATCAAAACTCCTAAGAGAATTATAAATGCTAGGCCCGTGGCCTTGCCACGCATGATCGGACTCATTTTATCTCAACCCTTCTTAAAGAGTCTTTTTCATTTCTTGCAAAAGTTCTTTGGCAAATCCAGGAAAGCGCGGGCCAATCCAACGAATGCTATCATCCACTTGTAAAATCGCTTTGTTCTTTCCAGCCGGTGTTAATGAAACTCCAGAAAGCTTTAGCGCCCCCTCCACTCCACCGACGGCTTTTAATCCACGACCTAGCATAATGATCACATCAGGTGAGGCCTGAACCATCGCTTCAGCCGTCAAAGGCTTCGTCCCAGTTGTAAAGTCGGCGGAATTTTTACCACCCACAGCTTCAATTAAATAATGGGAACCCGTTGCTTGCCCGTAGATAAAAGCGGTTCCGGGGCCATGAGCATAGAGAAAGAAAATCTTCGGTGTTTTTTTAAGAGACTTTATTTCAACTTGAAGAGCCGCAACGTCAGCCTCAATTTCTTTATTGAGTTCTAAGGCTTTTTCTTTGGCTTCTAAGACATCACCCAGAAGGGTCACTCGACGCTTCAAACCTTCTAGGCCGT carries:
- a CDS encoding hemin importer ATP-binding subunit (COG4559 ABC-type hemin transport system, ATPase component) — protein: MSLINVQNLSCAVGKKILLENISFSLQAKEFLVIVGRNGAGKSTLLKHLTGEMTLKEGRIELFSKDLKDHKTRDLAKRRAVLPQSTQLSFSYKVLEVVLLGRIPHQSLQKESDEDYQIAKDCLKRVGLQNYEMRDYLTLSGGEQQRVHLSRALAQLVPSVESSSLSDERLLFLDEPTSSLDIAHQHQVLDVVKNLSHQGVGVLAVLHDLNLAAQYADKVLVLSDGKILASGSPKDVLTASVLTDAFRYPVQVIDHPSENRPLVI
- a CDS encoding periplasmic binding protein (COG4558 ABC-type hemin transport system, periplasmic component) translates to MKIIFALSIFISSPLFAATFTGVDGKKVVVSNPQRLVVINSSSVEIISALGKGEKIVGVDAGSQFPEEVTKKAQNLGHPYRPGAEGVISLKPDLVIANEENMPAATAEQIRSAKIQVLVLENSAKDGLEGLKRRVTLLGDVLEAKEKALELNKEIEADVAALQVEIKSLKKTPKIFFLYAHGPGTAFIYGQATGSHYLIEAVGGKNSADFTTGTKPLTAEAMVQASPDVIIMLGRGLKAVGGVEGALKLSGVSLTPAGKNKAILQVDDSIRWIGPRFPGFAKELLQEMKKTL
- a CDS encoding transport system permease protein (COG0609 ABC-type Fe3+-siderophore transport system, permease component), which produces MRGKATGLAFIILLGVLIFTVVLSSGLGAVEIAPLQVLSILASQFGLNIGVPFTEQQEAVFIALRLPRVLMGLFIGAGLAVSGAAMQGLFRNPLADPGLLGISSGASFFVGLAIIANISFAGIWTLPIAAFTGSVLAIILIYSLAQHDRKTNIATMLLAGIAINALCEAGTGLFTYLSTDEQLRTITFWQMGSLGGASWSSLGSAAPLISLSVLGMPFLASALNALLLGESNARHLGVSVEKVKWVIVALIGLGVGAGVAVAGRIGFVGLVIPHVIRLFVGSNHRAVLPLSAIAGALLLLWADLISRTIVSPAELPIGILTSMIGGPFFLYLLLQAKKKGRL